A genomic window from Vitis riparia cultivar Riparia Gloire de Montpellier isolate 1030 chromosome 18, EGFV_Vit.rip_1.0, whole genome shotgun sequence includes:
- the LOC117906435 gene encoding laccase-14-like: MTVVGTDGSYTKPLTRDYITIYPGQTYDVLLEANQHPDHYYMASKTYSIAPTARNFYDNTTTTTIVQYRGYYTPSSPLSLPHLPAYNDTNASVQVMAGLRSLADVEHPCNVPLSPSTKLIYTVSMNSFLCPNNSCAGPNGMRFSASINNISFQFPTIDILQAYYYNISGVYGDKFLSVPQLVFDFTTDILPLEYQTPKNGTEVRVLEYNSTVEIVFQGTNLIAGTHHPMHLHGYSFYVVGWGFGNLDKNRDPLCYNLVDPPLQSTISVPTKGWAAIRFEASNPGVWFMHCHVERHLTWGMETAFIVKNGKHPEAQMLPPPSDMPPC; this comes from the exons ATGACAGTGGTTGGAACAGATGGTAGCTACACAAAACCATTGACACGAGATTATATCACAATATATCCTGGCCAAACCTATGATGTCTTACTAGAAGCTAACCAACACCCGGATCACTATTACATGGCATCTAAAACTTATTCCATTGCCCCGACAGCTCGTAATTTTTATGATAACACAACCACCACAACTATTGTACAGTACAGGGGATACTACACTCCATCTTCACCTCTCTCCTTGCCTCATTTGCCTgcatacaatgacacaaatgcaTCGGTTCAGGTCATGGCCGGCCTCCGAAGCTTAGCAGATGTGGAACATCCTTGCAATGTCCCATTGAGCCCGAGCACTAAACTGATTTACACTGTTTCTATGAACTCATTCCTATGCCCCAATAATTCATGTGCAGGGCCCAATGGGATGCGGTTCTCCGCAAGTATAAACAACATAAGCTTCCAATTCCCTACAATTGACATACTGCAAGCTTACTATTATAACATCAGTGGTGTATATGGAGATAAATTTCTTAGCGTTCCACAACTGGTGTTCGATTTTACCACTGATATTCTTCCCTTAGAGTATCAGACGCCGAAAAACGGAACAGAAGTAAGGGTGCTCGAGTATAACTCCACAGTGGAGATTGTTTTTCAAGGGACAAACTTGATTGCAGGGACACACCACCccatgcatctccatggatacaGTTTCTATGTTGTTGGATGGGGATTTGGGAATCTCGATAAAAATAGGGACCCATTGTGCTACAATCTGGTGGATCCTCCCCTTCAGAGTACCATCTCTGTTCCTACGAAAGGTTGGGCTGCAATCAGATTCGAGGCATCCAACCCTG GAGTGTGGTTCATGCACTGCCATGTAGAACGCCATCTGACTTGGGGCATGGAAACTGCGTTCATAGTGAAAAATGGTAAACACCCAGAAGCTCAAATGCTGCCTCCGCCATCCGACATGCCACCATGTTGA
- the LOC117906437 gene encoding putative laccase-1: MWLIMKVFLLQILAFLLFGGGIHCQASTRRLTFVVKEASYTRLCSTKNILTVNGQFPGPTIYAKKGETIIVDVYNRGKKISPFTGMG, from the exons ATGTGGCTGATCATGAAGGTTTTCCTCTTGCAAATTTTAGCATTTCTACTTTTTGGTGGTGGCATCCATTGCCAAGCTTCAACTCGTCGGCTTACTTTTGTG GTGAAGGAAGCTTCATATACAAGGCTTTGTAGCACCAAGAACATCTTAACAGTAAATGGACAATTTCCGGGACCAACTATATATGCTAAGAAAGGAGAGACGATCATTGTTGACGTTTATaacaggggaaaaaaaatatcaccaTTCACTG GCATGGGGTGA